The Anas platyrhynchos isolate ZD024472 breed Pekin duck chromosome 8, IASCAAS_PekinDuck_T2T, whole genome shotgun sequence region tgcagcagctggtgctggtgaaCGAGGGCATCGAGGCGGTGAagtggctgctggaggagcggAGCGCGCTGCCCAGCCGCGGCAGCAGCCTGGCCAGCAGTCAGTACAGCCTGGCGGGCAGCCAGGCGGCCTCGCGGCGGGGCAGCTGGGACAGCCTGCAGGACCCCCTCCCCGACAAGCTGGACAGCATTTCGGTCGGCAGCTACCTGGACACGCTGGCTGACGACCTGGACGAGTATTCCCAACACGCCCCCGAGCCTCCCGTCCGAGCCCCGGGGAGAGCCGAGCAGGATTGGGGCAGGATGGACCCCGAAAAAGCGCTCGGGAAGATGGAAAAGGGCAAAGCGGAGCACGAGTGGCCCCCCGGAGACCTCGCCCCGGAGCAGCAGCGGTTTGCCAAGGAGCCCCAAATGGCCAACGGGTACTTGGGCAAGCAGCCCGGCCCTTTGGAACCGGGcaaagaccccaaaatgccAGCGGGGGCCGGGGAGAGGATGGGGAAGGCTCGGAAAGCCGAGGGTGACTCGGAGAGCTGCAAGCTCACCAGCAAACTGCACGCGGAGTACGACGCCCACTGGCGCTGGCTGCAGTCCCAGGACGACGTGACGTTCTTGTAGCCCCTCTGCCGGTCCTcacgcccccggccccgctcccctcatCGCCTGCTCTGCTTCCTTCGGCCCCGCTCGGGAGCGTGGTGTGGCTGGGAGGGGGGTCGGGGTGGCTGGGGGGTGGCCCCTCGTCCCTCCGAGCCCCCCGCGTGGGGACGCAGCTCGGAGGGGCCGGGTGCGGGCTGCCCGCCCCGTGGGCAGTTTGTGGGGAGGGAGGATGAGGTGGGTTCCCCTAAAATTAATCCTTTGCTCTGGGGTGAGCTGAGCGCCCCTGTTGGGCGTGCTTGTCTCCATCGCCCTCTCCAAGGCCAGCATCCCTCAGGTCTGACCTGCAGGATTTGGGGCCGCAGCACGTGGTCGATGCCAAAATCCCCTTCCCTGGAGGGGCAGGAGGTTTCTGTGCCCTGCAATGTGGTGGGGTGGGCACCGCGGCTGCTCCGTGGGGCTCTCTCAGTGCCCTACAGAGGAGGGATTTCGGCACAGATCTCCCCTCCCCGCGTGCCTGCAGAAGGGCAGAGCAAAGTGGGAGTTTCCTGATGTGTTTTGAGGCTCCTCCACCAGCGTGGATTTGCAGTGCCCCTGCCCCGGAGATGCCCTCTGTGCCCTTGGCTTCTTCCCGTGCCTTTCAGTGCCCGCCCgctgtgccccccagcacccctggcTTGCAGAGCATGGCTTGTGCTAGAGCTGTGCTGCCCCGGGCAGGATCTGCTCCCTCCAACAGGTGATGTGGGGAAGGACCTCAGCATCCCACAGCTTCATGGGGTGGGGGAACGAGCCTGGAAGCTCCTGGCCCCAGCTGGGTGCTGTGACAGCCGCCTGCTTGCCTCGGCGCAGGTTTTCCCCTCCATCTGTGAGCTGAATCCTGGCAAAGACCTTGCTCGTGGCTTCCCCCCGCGTAGCCACCACGTCCCCCGAGGTTGGCATCCCCGGCTTTCCCTCGAGCCCTGCATGCTGTGACCCcgctgggggtccctgggggggaACCTAAAGTCCTCCGGCATTGCTGAAACCGCTGTCGACAAAAATAGCTGGCTTAATAAATGGTTGCATTTCTCCAAGGCCGCACTGTTGGTGCTTTGGGGAGCTCACAGAGGTgtcggggggggggctcctacCCCTGGTGGGaatgccctggggccagcctcCCTGTCCCTGCTACCCACAGCCCCCGGAATAGGAGATCCCCCAAATCCAGACCtcggagatggaggggggctgaTGAGAGCCATCACATCCCAGAAGCTCCCGGGGGATGTCTGCCTGGCTGCCAGGTGGGGCtttgggggctgcagagcaccCGTGGGTGGGGGCAGGCTCCGTCACGGGGTGCTTTGGTGCTGGGACCCGGCAGGGAAACAAGCAGATAAGGCAGGAGCTGAGCCAGTGCCAGAAAAACGCCCACCTCGTGGTATAACACCACCAGCCAGccaattctttctttttagatAGACACAGAGATTAGGCTGCCTTAACGAGGCAGTAAAATGCTTTAATAACCAGCGAGGAGAGCTGTTAAAAAGTCCCCTGGGCTTTCCCCTCCCTGCGTGCCCCCCAAAAGGGCCTGGCCCCTAAGCGCTGTGGCCATTTAATAACTTACATCAACCCTTGTGAGGAAATCACCTTTTCCCAGGGAGGGAAGAGCCTGGGGCCGGGTCCCAGGGTCTGAGGGGTGGCATCCAGCGTTTTCCGGGAGGAAAACGCTGCGATTTGGGGCTGCTGGAAAATGCACCCGAGCCGGCTCCGTGCCGCATGCGAGCACCAGCTTGCCCTGCACCTCCCCGCCACCGCCCTGCCTCCGGCACCAGCTCGGGGATGGAGAGATAAGAAGGTCTCGGCATAATGGGTCCGAACGggctggcagagccctgctttctgctgcctttgtgCTTTGTGGGGTGACCCAGGCACCCCGCTGTGCTCAGCGCAAGCGGGTGCGCCCGCGGTGCCGGCTGCGCTCCCTTATCCCCGTCCCTCCTCCCCGAACCCATCTGCCTCTGCTCGTGAGGCTGCGCTGCAAAACATTCAGCGTGGGACCTCGGCGGAGGCTCCTCGGCATCTCAAAAATCCCTTCTGGCCCCCGCAGCAAATGCTCTGCCCATGCCTCACAGCTCCCGGCCCTCCCCGCTGCTGTAACCCTTGGTGGGGAGCTGCGGCTGTGTTTCGGCGGCAGGGCTGGTGTCCTGGGGAGGCTGAAATGTTGgtgctgctctgagcacagcGGTGAAACCCTGGGGAAACCAGTCCCATATCCAAACTCCCCGGTCCTGCCTCGCTCCATGCTCAGGACCCCTTTGCATTCCTGGGTTTGGCAGCATCTTGGAGCAGGGACCCCTtcccagcctgtccccagcGTGTGGATGTTCCCAGCTCCGGTCTGGATTTGGCCCTGGTACCCAAATTTCTCGTGggctcagctctgcagggaTGAAGGGACGAGAACGGGCTGTGGGTTTGGGCTCCCGGCTCGGTTCCCTGCCTTGTGCCCCCCTGGGGAGGATGCTCCAGATGtgccaccttctcctcccctgTGACCTGTCACTTAGGAAATGTCCCCCCCTGTTCCcttatggggctggggacaccctgCTCAATGCCCCCCCAAGGGTGACACCAAAGGCTGGGTGACCACGGGCACCCCCTGGCCTTTTGGGGTCACCTCCtcaccacctcctgcccaccaACCCTGCTCAGGTCCCcggtgggaggggagaggaagaaaaatctgcatTGCTCCTCTGAGAAATTAATCTGCTTTTATCGTCTTAGCCCAGCCTGACCTAAAAGCACgcctctgttgttttttccacGGGACGTTTAAAGGGAAAATCACAGTAAACACGCTGCAAAGAGGCCGTGGGAGATAAGGACCGGAGGAAAATCAGCACGAGCAAGGGCTGCACGGCCTCTGGCAGGATTTCCTGTGCTGCCCCGCTCCTGGGGGCTGGATAGAAGGGCATCTGCTGGATAGAAGGACACCCCCTGCGAGCACCAAAAGCAGGAACAGCAGTGGGTTAAAACACGCTGGGTGCAGGCTGGGGACCTCTGGAGATGTCCCCGTGCTGCACGGCCACCCCTCGTGGTGACAGCTGGCTGTGTCCCCAGGGTGGGGACCCTCTTCTGCCCCATTTCATGTTTTTTGTCCCCAAAGGAACAGCACAGGAGGCCcaggtgccagccctgcccttgCAGCTCTGGTGTGGGGCCTGCAGTGGGGACCCCGGGGGCGCAGCACAGTTTCTGCTGCGTGCTTCGCAGGGCAACCTcgtcctttttccttctctgccacATTTTTGGGGTCCTGAGCCccatcctgctgctctgccaggctTGCATGTAGGGGTCTTGGCTTCAGGAGGCCTGGAAGGAGCTGGCGGCCACAGGAGGGAGCTTGGCTCCTTCCTTCACATCCCGCTCCGAGGACAGCGGGTGACACAGGGACCTGGCCACAAGTGACCTGGGGGACCCCAATACCCAGCCCCATGATGCTGaacaggcaggggaaggaggagaccAGCCAGCCCAAACTAGACCCTGTCCCCCTGGGACCCTCCCATGTTCCCCAGCCCACTTGCTGCCACCCCATTCCTGGGGCCCAATAGGGCCAGCACCTTCCCGAgaccccaaatccttccttaggGTCGGTGGATGTGTGGTGGGCCCAGCAGGGATATCCCTGCCTCACAGGGaagggacacacacacacacagaattagGGGAGCAGTGACACCCCCAGCCCACAGAGAACAGCCCCCAtctccccccagcacccccagtagtggcaccacagccccagcagtgcTTTTGTGGGGTTGGTGAGGTCCTGGACGAGGCCCTGGCCCTGCTACGGGATGCTCTGGCTGCCTTAGGCCGGACCGTTTGCCTTTGACCAGGATCAGGCCCCCAGGcgtatttattcatttattttggcctccccccaccccccgcgCCCCAGAGagctggggtggctgcaggtGGGGCCCTGTCCGTCCATCCGTCCACCTCAGGGGACAGACAGCACGGCAGGGGGGACGAGGAGGCCGTGGGGGGCTGCGAGCGGGGATTTGGGTGGACACCCCCATTTCTCCttgtctgctgcctgctcctttgCCCTTTTCACCACCCCGTCCCCATAACACGACACAAGGGCGTGCCAAAGcgcctcccgtcccctccctgcCGTGTCCCTCTTCCAGCTCCGTCCCCTCGGTGCATTTCTACAGCTGCCTTTTCGCAACTcacagggaagaaaaggagggCACGGACCCACGGGCAGCCACCGGGGCAAGACCACCgagccctcctgccccccccagcaATGTCCTTAGGGCTTGGCACAGCGGGGACGAGGAGCACTTCACCCCCCGGCACGGTGACAGCCGCCCCCTCTGCTTGTCCGCCTGCATCCCTGCGAGGGGTTCTGCGGGACAGCAGCACCCGTCTGTCCACCCCAACGGTCCTGCCGGTGGCGAGAGGGGACCACGGAGACGTTTCCCTTGGTCCTTCCCCATCCGTGCCACGCGTCCCGTGCCGCCGGTCACGTCTGCTGTGGCAGCTGGCAGGTCTCGCCGATGGCGATGGCCACGTCGTGGGGCTGGCGGTCCCGGCGCCGCGGCGCCTCGGGCCCCTCGCCCATCTCGTGGAGGCTGCTGCTGATGCAGTTGACGTcgcttttgttgctgttgtcgTCCGGGCTGGGGCCGAAGATCCAGTctggggatggaggagggaaaagcaggaaaagagaCCCTGGTTATTTCGGGGTGTTCCCGGAGTCAAAACCCAGCGTGCCCATTAGGAAATCCTCCGTCCCCAtcctccatccccatcctccATCACATCTCTACCTCCGGGTGCTAAAACCCAGGAGGGTCCCTcaccctcccaccaccccaaaaccattCTATTGGCTTTTtgccactatttttttttaatttttttttgcttttctccgCTCTGTGCCATTTCTCAAGCTGCCGCTTTCTGGAAGCCCTCCTGGCCCAGGCAAATGAAATCACGCTGCTAATCCTGAAAATTAAAACTAAGCGTCTCCGAAGCAGGGCGTGCATCTGGGCTCCCGGCACGGGAAGGCGAGGTGCTTTGTGCCGTGCCTTCTGGCTGT contains the following coding sequences:
- the LURAP1 gene encoding leucine rich adaptor protein 1 encodes the protein MELGGEALPAELRELAGKLGRRPPAGLLRGLRAEPPLPVPLPVPLPVPVRGARPPLADRLRALRVELAYLRAVDVKILQQLVLVNEGIEAVKWLLEERSALPSRGSSLASSQYSLAGSQAASRRGSWDSLQDPLPDKLDSISVGSYLDTLADDLDEYSQHAPEPPVRAPGRAEQDWGRMDPEKALGKMEKGKAEHEWPPGDLAPEQQRFAKEPQMANGYLGKQPGPLEPGKDPKMPAGAGERMGKARKAEGDSESCKLTSKLHAEYDAHWRWLQSQDDVTFL